The following coding sequences are from one Lipingzhangella halophila window:
- a CDS encoding MFS transporter, which translates to MARQRLARTRTAASTDTPAAERPPEVTRTLVAVLALACAVTVANVYLSAPLLGLVSRDLGISADRAGLVTTAGQLGYSLGLLFLLPLSDTVRRRPLLIVLVLGTVSGLAAAAAAPGLPALAAAVLAAGTFTVIPQLLVPVASGLAGPERRGRVVSILQAGVFTGAIAARVVGGAFGEFAGWRPVLAAAAVCTAAVGALTVAMLPRSADIPATTPGVPRPSYPALLASLPGLLRESTLRRSLLFQGAAFGAFNMVWTALVFLLTGSGYGYTTLGASLFGAFGALGIAVAPLAGRAIDRYGPTPVVGLGLAGITIGGALLMTAHAGWPAAAAGIAVLYAGLQAAQVSNQTAVLAARPEAAGRMNTVYMFGTFLAGAAGSGIGAALYEAGGWIAVSGAATATGLAAGLVWTYVVLRAPAGGRGA; encoded by the coding sequence ATGGCCCGGCAACGGCTGGCGCGAACGAGAACGGCCGCGTCCACCGACACCCCGGCGGCCGAACGCCCGCCGGAGGTCACCCGGACGCTCGTCGCCGTCCTCGCCCTGGCCTGCGCCGTCACCGTCGCCAACGTGTACCTGAGCGCCCCGCTGCTCGGACTCGTATCCCGCGACCTGGGCATCTCGGCCGACCGCGCCGGCCTGGTGACCACGGCGGGCCAACTCGGCTACTCGTTGGGGCTGTTGTTCCTGCTCCCACTGAGCGACACGGTCCGCCGGCGGCCGCTGCTGATCGTGCTCGTCCTCGGCACCGTCAGTGGGCTGGCGGCCGCCGCGGCCGCGCCCGGGTTGCCCGCGCTGGCGGCCGCCGTGCTGGCGGCCGGCACGTTCACGGTCATCCCCCAGCTTCTGGTCCCGGTCGCCTCGGGCCTGGCCGGGCCCGAGCGGCGCGGGCGGGTGGTGTCGATCCTGCAGGCGGGCGTGTTCACCGGAGCGATCGCGGCTCGTGTCGTCGGCGGGGCCTTCGGCGAGTTCGCCGGCTGGCGCCCGGTTCTCGCCGCGGCCGCGGTGTGTACCGCGGCGGTCGGCGCGCTGACGGTGGCGATGCTCCCCCGCTCGGCGGACATCCCGGCAACCACGCCGGGGGTGCCGCGCCCGTCCTACCCGGCTCTGCTGGCATCACTCCCCGGGCTGCTGCGCGAGTCGACGCTGCGGCGGTCACTGCTGTTCCAGGGGGCCGCGTTCGGGGCGTTCAACATGGTCTGGACCGCGCTGGTGTTCCTGCTCACCGGGTCAGGCTACGGATACACGACGCTCGGCGCGTCGCTGTTCGGGGCCTTTGGGGCCCTCGGGATCGCGGTGGCCCCCCTGGCCGGCCGGGCCATCGACCGCTACGGCCCCACTCCGGTGGTCGGCCTCGGGCTCGCGGGGATCACGATCGGGGGCGCGCTGCTGATGACCGCCCACGCAGGGTGGCCCGCCGCCGCGGCGGGGATCGCGGTCCTCTACGCGGGTTTGCAGGCGGCCCAGGTCAGCAACCAGACGGCGGTGCTGGCGGCACGACCGGAGGCGGCGGGTCGGATGAACACTGTCTACATGTTCGGCACCTTCCTGGCCGGGGCCGCCGGGTCGGGCATCGGCGCTGCACTGTACGAGGCGGGCGGCTGGATCGCCGTCAGCGGTGCGGCGACGGCAACCGGGCTGGCGGCCGGGCTGGTGTGGACATACGTGGTGCTACGGGCCCCGGCAGGGGGGCGCGGTGCTTAG
- a CDS encoding TetR family transcriptional regulator gives MGYDAAATKARILEAATREFAEYGIAGARVDRIAVSASANKRAIYDYFGDKEQLFTKVLSDACSRLSSEVPLEEGDDLAEYAVRVHDYHREHPEFLRLLMWEELYYREGPIPAEEWRTERYRRKTGIVAAAQREGRVRCDVRPDALLFMLLSLVNWATGAEQLRRVITGGMAEDELRRSLRASAVAMLAGKDV, from the coding sequence ATGGGATACGACGCCGCCGCCACCAAAGCCCGCATCCTTGAGGCGGCTACCCGCGAGTTCGCCGAGTACGGCATCGCCGGCGCCAGGGTCGACCGGATCGCGGTGTCGGCCTCGGCCAATAAGCGTGCGATCTACGACTATTTCGGCGACAAGGAGCAGCTGTTCACCAAGGTGCTCTCGGACGCCTGCTCGCGGCTTTCGTCCGAGGTCCCGCTGGAGGAGGGCGACGACCTCGCCGAGTACGCGGTGCGCGTCCACGACTACCACCGCGAGCACCCCGAGTTCCTGCGGCTTCTGATGTGGGAGGAGCTGTACTACCGCGAGGGGCCGATTCCCGCCGAGGAGTGGCGGACCGAGCGGTACCGCCGCAAGACCGGGATCGTGGCGGCGGCCCAGCGGGAAGGCCGTGTACGTTGCGACGTGCGCCCCGACGCGTTGCTGTTCATGCTGCTTTCCCTGGTCAACTGGGCGACCGGGGCCGAGCAGCTCCGCCGGGTCATCACCGGCGGTATGGCCGAGGACGAGCTGCGCCGTTCGCTGCGGGCCTCCGCGGTCGCGATGCTGGCCGGAAAAGACGTCTGA
- a CDS encoding thioredoxin family protein: MITGGITTLTETTFDHALTRAPTPLLVEFWAEGCGPCQALIPILEQIATDHSNQLRVATVRLDDNPVLAQRHQIMALPTLVLFTNGHETTRITTAPTKAQLLDELASALPLVPDHHE; the protein is encoded by the coding sequence GTGATCACTGGCGGCATCACCACGCTCACCGAAACCACCTTCGACCACGCCCTGACGCGGGCACCCACGCCACTGCTGGTCGAGTTCTGGGCCGAAGGCTGCGGCCCATGCCAAGCCCTGATCCCGATCCTGGAACAGATCGCCACCGACCACTCCAACCAGCTGCGCGTTGCCACCGTCCGGCTCGACGACAACCCCGTTCTGGCCCAACGCCACCAGATCATGGCGCTGCCCACCCTTGTCCTGTTCACCAACGGCCACGAGACAACGCGCATCACTACCGCGCCCACCAAGGCCCAACTCCTCGACGAGCTCGCCTCCGCTCTGCCTCTCGTACCTGATCACCATGAGTGA
- a CDS encoding class I SAM-dependent methyltransferase translates to MDRGILDHRARLLDGAAGRLIEVGAGTGSNFSHYPEQVTAALAVEPEPHLRTLAAAAAGKTTVPVEVVDGVADRLPAADRSIDVAVACLVLCTVPDPQAALAELFRVLRPGGQLRFFEHVQHPSPSRRRVQRLADATIWPLLNGGCHTARDTLTAIQRAGFAIDDHDRYSSADTRMPFPSAPQILGTATRPTNPEGRP, encoded by the coding sequence ATGGACCGGGGGATCCTCGACCACCGCGCCCGGCTCCTGGACGGTGCCGCCGGGCGGCTGATCGAGGTCGGCGCGGGCACCGGCTCCAACTTCAGCCACTACCCCGAACAGGTCACCGCCGCGCTGGCCGTCGAGCCCGAACCCCACCTGCGCACTCTCGCCGCCGCGGCCGCCGGCAAGACCACCGTGCCCGTCGAGGTCGTCGACGGAGTCGCCGACCGGCTCCCCGCAGCCGACCGGTCGATCGACGTGGCGGTGGCCTGCCTGGTGCTGTGCACCGTGCCCGACCCCCAGGCCGCGCTCGCGGAACTGTTCCGGGTACTGCGGCCCGGCGGGCAACTGCGGTTCTTCGAACACGTCCAACATCCCTCGCCAAGTCGGCGGCGCGTGCAGCGCCTGGCCGACGCCACGATCTGGCCGCTGCTGAACGGCGGCTGCCACACCGCCCGCGACACCCTCACGGCGATCCAACGCGCAGGATTCGCCATCGACGATCACGACCGGTACAGCTCCGCAGACACCAGGATGCCGTTCCCCTCCGCCCCGCAGATCCTCGGCACCGCCACCCGCCCCACCAATCCGGAAGGACGACCGTGA
- a CDS encoding MarR family winged helix-turn-helix transcriptional regulator: MGSGPEQALEKLFALAAVTHQYMEQGMAARGLTRARASVLWNLHLRGPMTQRALAEAIEVTPRNVTGLVDALEADGFVARGPHPGDRRATLVALTDSGAETMGGLRGEYDQGAVRLFDGLTASELAGFVTTADHLIERLAQENC; the protein is encoded by the coding sequence GTGGGGAGTGGCCCGGAGCAGGCTCTGGAGAAGCTGTTCGCGCTGGCGGCGGTGACGCATCAGTACATGGAACAGGGCATGGCGGCGCGCGGGCTGACGCGGGCGCGGGCCTCGGTGCTGTGGAACCTGCACCTGCGGGGGCCGATGACCCAGCGGGCGCTGGCCGAGGCGATCGAGGTCACCCCGCGGAACGTGACCGGCCTGGTGGACGCGCTGGAGGCTGACGGTTTCGTGGCGCGCGGCCCGCATCCGGGCGACCGGCGCGCCACCCTGGTGGCGCTCACCGACAGCGGCGCCGAGACCATGGGCGGACTGCGCGGAGAGTACGACCAGGGCGCGGTCCGCCTGTTCGACGGGCTGACGGCCTCCGAACTGGCCGGGTTCGTCACCACCGCCGACCACCTGATAGAGCGGCTGGCTCAAGAGAACTGCTGA
- a CDS encoding TRAP transporter large permease has product MSGLTIGAIVGLILLILLAVGVPVAFALGLTALFAIVLFLTPAQFGFFGNFVFDSLDSFALLAIPLFILMGTVFGRSKASEDLLEAAHMWLGRIRGGLAMSSVVACAMFAALTGSSPATSAAIGKIAIPEMVRRGYPKDVATGAIVAGGTLGILIPPSVTLILYGISTEQSIGQLFLGGVAPGILITLLFCVWIFVALTLKRARTGAPVVPAAVGAGNGGGDQSASTDETPRPIAEAEQYSLGERLRKLVKVLPFLALIACVLAAMYLGIATPSEAAAVGALAAFVLVAVVYRSLGWKKIRDIGLETTRTGTMVLMIVVFSSVLGQVLSFLGVPQELAEVVAGLDVNRWVVFLAMNAIFLVLGFFIPPVAIILITMPVLFPIITELGFDPIWFGVVMTLNMEMGLITPPVGLNLYVVQGIAPRIPLRDILFGALPYVGVLALAIVILCFFPDLVTWLPNQMLGT; this is encoded by the coding sequence TTGAGCGGCCTGACCATTGGGGCCATCGTCGGCCTCATCCTGCTGATCCTGCTGGCCGTGGGTGTTCCGGTGGCCTTCGCACTCGGGCTCACCGCCCTGTTCGCGATCGTCCTGTTCCTCACACCGGCGCAGTTCGGCTTCTTCGGCAACTTCGTCTTCGACTCGCTCGACAGCTTCGCACTGCTGGCCATCCCACTGTTCATCCTGATGGGAACGGTGTTCGGCCGTTCGAAAGCCAGCGAGGACCTGCTGGAGGCCGCGCACATGTGGCTCGGCCGGATCCGCGGCGGGTTGGCGATGAGCTCCGTTGTGGCGTGCGCGATGTTCGCCGCGCTGACCGGGTCGAGCCCGGCCACGTCCGCGGCGATCGGCAAGATCGCGATCCCGGAGATGGTGCGCCGCGGCTACCCGAAGGACGTCGCCACGGGCGCGATCGTGGCGGGCGGCACTCTCGGGATCCTCATCCCGCCCAGCGTGACCCTGATCCTGTACGGCATCTCCACCGAGCAGTCGATCGGGCAGTTGTTCCTCGGTGGTGTCGCTCCCGGCATCCTGATCACCCTGCTGTTCTGTGTGTGGATCTTCGTCGCGCTGACCCTGAAGCGCGCACGCACCGGTGCTCCGGTGGTTCCGGCCGCTGTCGGGGCTGGGAACGGTGGCGGCGACCAGTCGGCGAGTACCGACGAGACCCCCCGGCCGATCGCCGAGGCCGAGCAGTACTCGTTGGGAGAACGGCTGCGCAAGCTCGTCAAGGTGCTGCCGTTCCTGGCGCTCATCGCGTGCGTGCTCGCCGCGATGTACCTGGGAATCGCCACCCCGAGCGAGGCGGCCGCGGTGGGCGCGCTGGCGGCGTTCGTCCTCGTCGCCGTGGTCTACCGGTCGCTGGGCTGGAAGAAGATCCGCGACATCGGGTTGGAGACGACCCGCACCGGCACCATGGTCCTGATGATCGTGGTGTTCTCCTCGGTACTCGGCCAGGTGCTCAGCTTCCTGGGCGTGCCCCAGGAACTCGCCGAGGTCGTCGCCGGGCTCGACGTCAACCGTTGGGTCGTCTTCCTGGCGATGAACGCGATCTTCCTGGTCCTCGGGTTCTTCATCCCTCCCGTGGCGATCATCCTGATCACCATGCCGGTGCTGTTCCCCATCATCACCGAGCTCGGTTTCGACCCGATCTGGTTCGGCGTGGTGATGACGCTCAACATGGAGATGGGGCTGATCACGCCACCGGTCGGGCTGAACCTGTACGTGGTGCAGGGGATCGCGCCGCGGATCCCCCTGCGCGACATCCTCTTCGGGGCGCTGCCCTACGTCGGGGTACTCGCGCTGGCCATCGTGATCCTGTGCTTCTTCCCTGATCTCGTGACCTGGCTGCCGAACCAGATGTTAGGCACCTAG
- a CDS encoding TRAP transporter small permease subunit codes for MPRSRFLRGIDWLSGTAGYTSGILIIVAMLVICYGVALRYLFGMSTIWQTELAVYLLMFATFVGGAYGLRHGDHVRINLVVQVLPGRVQIGVRLLAAVLGLALVLTIAVVSGFMWWEAVERGARSGTAWNPPLSYPYFILPLGMGLIALQYLSVVAGLFRALLAGELGDDAPDQPAESAEGGPGL; via the coding sequence GTGCCTAGATCCCGCTTCCTACGTGGTATCGACTGGCTGTCCGGCACCGCCGGGTATACCAGCGGCATTTTGATCATCGTGGCGATGCTGGTGATCTGCTACGGCGTCGCACTGCGCTACCTGTTCGGCATGTCGACGATCTGGCAGACCGAGCTGGCGGTCTATCTGCTGATGTTCGCCACCTTCGTCGGTGGGGCTTACGGCCTGCGGCACGGCGACCACGTCCGGATCAACCTCGTCGTGCAGGTGCTGCCGGGACGGGTGCAGATCGGTGTGCGCCTCCTCGCCGCTGTGCTGGGGCTCGCCCTGGTCCTCACGATCGCCGTAGTGAGCGGCTTCATGTGGTGGGAGGCCGTAGAGAGGGGTGCGCGGTCCGGCACGGCGTGGAACCCGCCGTTGAGTTACCCGTACTTCATCCTCCCGTTGGGCATGGGGCTGATCGCATTGCAGTACCTGAGCGTCGTCGCCGGACTGTTCCGAGCGCTGCTCGCCGGCGAGCTGGGAGACGACGCCCCGGACCAGCCCGCGGAATCAGCGGAGGGAGGGCCCGGGCTTTGA
- the dctP gene encoding TRAP transporter substrate-binding protein DctP has product MTRHQRFSRYLMGTGALVASGALLTGCGLASGPTEDGEVTLRLSHQWPAPEDGEGDFRAVLAQRFADQVEERTDGDVTVEISPNNSLIEDPTEQYSAIRDDTLDMSVFPLDYAAGDVPEFSMTLMPSMVRNHAQAQNWQDSEIGDRISQTAEDNGVRILTWVWNAGAIGTAGDEPIRTPDDVPSGSVTRAAGPKVEEMLEGAGFGLSSMPSSDIYNALQTGTLDSAITSTTSFSSYRLYEQVNTFTSPAAGNTFWFMFEPLIIGTDAYDQLTEEQQTIVDEVGADIQEFAYTASEEDDQRVHEEFEENGVEVVEMSDSDFEEWREISEPAWESFGEEVEGGEELIELGQEVPAE; this is encoded by the coding sequence ATGACGCGGCATCAACGCTTTTCGAGGTACCTGATGGGCACGGGCGCGCTGGTTGCGAGCGGCGCGTTGCTCACCGGGTGCGGGCTCGCATCCGGCCCCACGGAAGACGGTGAGGTGACGTTGCGGCTCTCCCACCAGTGGCCCGCTCCGGAGGACGGCGAGGGCGACTTCCGCGCCGTGCTCGCCCAGCGCTTCGCCGACCAGGTCGAGGAACGCACCGACGGAGACGTCACGGTCGAGATCAGCCCGAACAACTCGCTGATCGAGGACCCGACCGAGCAGTACAGCGCCATCCGGGACGACACGCTCGACATGTCGGTGTTCCCCCTGGACTACGCCGCCGGTGACGTTCCCGAGTTCAGCATGACCCTGATGCCGTCGATGGTGCGCAACCACGCCCAGGCCCAGAACTGGCAGGACAGCGAGATCGGTGACCGCATCTCGCAGACCGCCGAGGACAACGGTGTGCGCATCCTGACCTGGGTGTGGAACGCGGGCGCCATCGGGACCGCCGGCGACGAGCCGATCCGCACCCCCGACGACGTACCCTCCGGAAGCGTGACCCGCGCCGCCGGGCCCAAGGTCGAGGAGATGCTGGAGGGTGCCGGCTTCGGCCTGTCCAGCATGCCGTCCTCGGACATCTACAACGCGTTGCAGACCGGGACGCTCGACAGCGCCATCACCTCCACCACGTCGTTCAGCTCCTACCGGCTCTACGAGCAGGTCAACACCTTCACCTCGCCAGCGGCCGGCAACACCTTCTGGTTCATGTTCGAGCCGCTCATCATCGGCACCGACGCCTACGACCAGCTCACCGAAGAGCAGCAGACGATCGTCGACGAGGTCGGGGCCGACATCCAGGAGTTCGCCTACACCGCCTCGGAGGAGGACGACCAGCGGGTGCATGAGGAGTTCGAGGAGAACGGCGTCGAGGTCGTCGAGATGTCGGACTCGGACTTCGAGGAGTGGCGCGAGATTTCCGAGCCGGCGTGGGAGAGCTTCGGTGAGGAAGTCGAAGGCGGCGAGGAGCTCATCGAGCTGGGTCAGGAAGTCCCAGCGGAGTAG